ttgcctggaaaatcccatggacaaaggagcctggctggctacagtccatagggtctcacagagttggcctgactgaagcgacttagcacacaccgcTGTCTAGTTGCAAAACTCTACCCCAAACAGAaattctgcctccctcccttcttaCCCCAGGCCCTGCTAACTTCTAATCATTCTATCTTTATACATTTGCCTTTTTCTAGATTTTCATGTAAATGAGATCTTAATAATGTTTATATTTgtgagtctggcttcttttatttagcatattACATTCATGGTTTGCCTACATTGCAGTAtgtgtcagaacttcattccttttatagaGAATAGGATTACATTGTAtgcatatgccacattttgtttatccattcatctgttattgGGACACTTGGGTTGTTGCCCCCTTTTGTGTATTCTAAGTAGTTCTGATATCAAGATTGGCATTACAAGTATCTGAGTccctattttcaattcttttgggtacgtaggagtggaattcctgggtcatgTGGTTATTCTACGTTTAACTTTTAGAAGAACTGCCAACTTGCTTTCCACCGTACTTTCTCATTagtataaactttagaatcagattGTCAAATAAATTACTCTGTAAGATTTTATGTTACTGTACTCAATCTTTAGATCACTTGAGAGTGATAGACATGTTATGAAATTGAGGCTTCAGGTCCAAGTATCTAGTATATCTCTATTCAAGACTTTTTGATGTCTTTCAATAAAGTTTTGTAGTATCTTCATCAATATCTTGTATATCTTTTGTATCTATATCTTATATATCTTTGCTTGGCTTCTTTGTGTTTTTGGTTGTTAGTTTCTTTAAAACTAAATTGCTtgattatcactggtatttagaAATACAATTAACTTGAATATTTTTTACTCTGGCAGACTTTCTAAACATACATTCATTCTCAAAATCCATCtgttaattatctttattttcttttttttatctttattttctatatgGAATCTACACATGATGACAGTTTTGTTTCTTCCATCCTAATCTTTATtcgtaattttttttattataccgGTGGACCTAAAGTACAGTGTAAAATGAAAGctattttttccttgctcctaATCTCAGAGGGATTGTTTTAAACTATTAACCATTAAGTTTAATGATTGcatagggttttgtttgtttgtttgtaggtGTCCTTTTTCAAGTTAATGGCCCTTTTCAAATGAACAAGGTGCCTTTCTACCCAATTTTCaatttgtgaatgttgagttttcaagAGTGATTTTTGCATTATACTGAGATaattatgttttttcttctttactctcCAAATGTGATGActtataaaataatagtaatatttataatattaaatcaATGTTCCATTCCTTGGATTAAGTACAAGTTAGTATAATATGTTACCTTTTATATACATCAACTGGATCCTATTTACTCAttactttttaaagcaattttacatctatgttcaaaAGTGGTTTGGCTAGTATTCCTTCTTTTATATTCTGGAGTAGATTTTTTGGAAGATTTAATTACTTGTTCTGTGAGTGTTTGGAAGAATTCATCTGTAAAGCCATCTGGGTTTGGTACTTTGTGGGGGAGATTTTAAATCTCTGATTCAATCAAAACTATGAGATTATtcatattttccatgttttttttgaGTCAAGTTTCCTCAcgcattctctctcttcctccatgtctcttaacttcttttttatatattccatcTCTCTGGGCTATGTTTCTGGATTAATAAGTTCactaattctctctctcttttttttttagggtaaCTTTGACAAAAGCAGTTTTAGTGGAATGAGTCTGAATGGATTAATCTGGGTTGATGCTGTAACGAGCAACGAAGCAATGGAGAGCCCCACTGTAACTCAGTGTGGAGCCTTTGTTAGGAAGGGAGCCGAGAAATGAGAGAAGGAGTTGTGGAAGAGTTCTGTTTTAAGATGAGCAATACTAAGGCATGTTTGAGTATCGATAGGGGTGATCTACCACAGAAGCAAAATTTGATGATGAGAAGGGATGATGAAAAGAAGGGATAATTTAGGAGTGAAATCACTGAGAAAATAAGGAACTAGGGCCAAACTGTTCAGTTCTGTGCTCCATTTGGCTTTTTGCAACACCACTTTTAAAGATTAGTTAAACGGACTTCTCTTTTTAACCATGAGATGAGCATACAGTCAGTTTAATAAGTAttattcatgtatccattctcttaAGCCACAAATATTCTGTTGGTCTTGTATGTCCAAGTCACTGTGGTAGACTCtggaacaacaaaataaacatgaCCCGTGCACTCATGAAACTTGTATCATGGCAGTGGTGGTGCTGTGTGGATATGATGCAGACAAAGGACTTGGAAGGGAAGGTATAGGATTTATGAGAGCATTTAACAGGGACCTTAATCTCTTAACTTTATTCTAGAAGAGTAAAGAAGCAACAAAATGATTCCCAAAGAAAGAGTAATTAGCCGAACAAATTTTGGGAGAGCCCTGCAAGAAGAGAGAAGAACATAGGTGAAGGTCCAGTAGGAAACTTGCATGGGTTTAGGAACAGAAGGAAGACTGGAACTTAATGACTAAAGGCAAGAACTTTGGAGGGATAGCAGGTGCTATACAGCATAGAATCATAAGAATTTTAGACCATCCTGAGAGCATCAGGGAAGCACTGAAGGGACTTAAGCAGAAAAGCGACAGAAgccattttcatactgtttctgttGTAAAGGTGTACTCATGTGGCTACTAGAGCTGGATACCATTAAACCTTAGAGTCATACATTAACTCCTTTTCTTAACAATTATTTACTTGTCCATCAGTCAGACATGGTTTCCTCAGTCAGACAGAGTGGAAGTTtccttggaaatttttttttttttttttttttgtggatccTCTAGAGTAATCTGAAGCTCTTGGCTCTAGTTTTATTGCCCCctttctttgttctctgtttcACAGGATGCTGTCCTCCCGGACAGGGCCAGAGCCCTATTCATACACATGGGAGGGGTAGGTGCTGTGCCCGTCGTACTCATCAGTGGTGAGGCAGCGCAGCATGAAGTGGCCCAGGTCGTGTTTGGAGATGACCCTCGAGGGCCCTCGTCCATCCAGGGTCACTGTGTAGGCCCCAGTCAATGGGTGGTCTCCTATATGTGGTGGCATCACGGCCACGTACTTCAGGCCCGACTGCTGGAGTACCTTGTGCATCCGGACATGGTCATCAGTCACATCCTGCAGTCTTGGGGGCACCTTGGAAGGGTCCCACAGTAGGAAGGCCGAGGTGCAGGCCACGACCTTGTCCACACCATGGGCCTTCATGGCCGCCACGATGTTCTGGGCACCCTCGGACATCATTGTGGTAGGACTGAGGTCATTGCGGGTGCCCAGCAGCACGACGACAGCATCTTGCCCAGCCACAGTCTTGTCCACGTCAGCCGGCTCCCGGACGTCACCCACCACCACGTGGGCCGGCTGGGGCCCCTCTGAGGGCAGCCTGGAGGGGTCCCGCACCAGCACCGTCACCTCATAGCATGCTTGCACCGCCTGCGCCAGCGTGGTGAGCCCGGTGTTGCCGGTGGCGCCGAAAAGGGCAATCTTCTTGACGACCATGCTGCGGGATCGTGGGGGCGCGAGGCCGCGGAGTCGCAGGACACGCGGGAACCGACTCCCTTggaaattttattataatgttcttctgctttgagtgtgtgtgtatgagagtaGGGAATGGGGAGAGATACAGACAGAAACAGATATGGAGTTAGAGACATAGAACTAGTAGTCAggatactattttaaaattttaactagtAGAGCAATGAGAATATTAACTAATTCTACTTAGCATGTTAATAATTTATACATCATACagaaattcttaaatttttagaCATTTAATTCTTAGATATTCTTAAACATCTTTTGCAACTAGctatttttgagttattttataacttttttttcatttatttttattagttggaggttaattattttacaatattgtagtggtttttgccatacattgacatgaatcagccatgaatttatatgtgttccccatcccgatcctccctcccgccttctccccatcccatccctctgggtcttccc
The Cervus canadensis isolate Bull #8, Minnesota chromosome 6, ASM1932006v1, whole genome shotgun sequence genome window above contains:
- the LOC122443458 gene encoding flavin reductase (NADPH)-like, which codes for MVVKKIALFGATGNTGLTTLAQAVQACYEVTVLVRDPSRLPSEGPQPAHVVVGDVREPADVDKTVAGQDAVVVLLGTRNDLSPTTMMSEGAQNIVAAMKAHGVDKVVACTSAFLLWDPSKVPPRLQDVTDDHVRMHKVLQQSGLKYVAVMPPHIGDHPLTGAYTVTLDGRGPSRVISKHDLGHFMLRCLTTDEYDGHSTYPSHVYE